Proteins co-encoded in one Ooceraea biroi isolate clonal line C1 chromosome 9, Obir_v5.4, whole genome shotgun sequence genomic window:
- the LOC105281294 gene encoding SUZ domain-containing protein 1, protein MDCPLNFRTCAEIRKVSAMDDVLESWEQIEESGALDKRLDALRLNTEEEIESRSGHNTNTRMIILGEDGLRSQYVPPKPTVKILKRPTGNSRGSGDGPNDDKPKQPIKSLKQREQEYAEARRRILGEEKSPEEKLTQEINRIQPKSTVPNNGNNVPSNVVRMPTGPDGTRGFSVRR, encoded by the exons ATGGATTGTCCGCTAAACTTTAGGACTTGTGCGGAAATTCGTAAGGTATCAGCGATGGATGATGTCCTCGAGAGTTGGGAGCAAATCGAGGAGTCTGGT GCACTCGACAAAAGACTGGATGCTCTGCGATTAAACACAGAAGAAGAAATAGAATCTAG GAGCGGTCACAATACAAATACAAGAATGATCATACTAGGGGAGGATGGACTGAGGTCTCAGTACGTACCACCAAAACCTACGGTGAAAATCTTGAAGAGACCCACTGGAAACTCGCGAGGGAGCGGCGACGGACCAAACGATGATAAACCTAAGCAACCTATCAAGTCGTTGAAGCAG AGAGAGCAGGAATATGCGGAAGCACGGAGAAGAATCTTAGGGGAAGAGAAAAGCCCGGAGGAAAAACTGACGCAAGAGATTAACCGAATTCAACCAAAATCGACGGTACCAAATAACGGGAACAACGTTCCCAGCAACGTTGTTCGCATGCCTACAGGCCCAGACGGCACCCGGGGTTTCAGCGTACGTAGGTAG
- the LOC105281298 gene encoding UPF0505 protein C16orf62 homolog, with translation MTDIEWISKPMKYGTVKYACLEEAVDHPLKPVVITLIDGRSATRRNALRSTSTNSSTGTPTPTHTPVPINPLNDPLLSHPSLDGSDPLTQFAREELDPLSKMAADEWDYSNIALAGKKVKDTAEELVEPWSLRRSAILSKYTTSEKLSIVTSFLPGGEKVVVKVQPSGPMVDKVKTRLEQLDDFEEGSIRQMLDLSQQQYTARIEQLNNELVQAWHSDQRVKALKIAIQCAKLLVDTSVMAFYPSKFVLITDILDIFGKLVYERLKMKAEYYKPGSKTPTSLPDNFTPDMVPENAKETCRNWFYKIASIRELVPRLYVEMAIIKSYSFLTTSEFNTALLRITSMIRGIGNPLIAVYARCYLCRVGLALNKTSDFKFVKENFYDFLFTYQQLFGSTVRNELAKQNLTLHSYLNLYSPALDWIMQVLVATLPESLLKEVLSRCKKQENRSLLLNTVLTAFKPAYIAARAIEFVNLIVASEDDGYPQYLLYRSFGECLVRESPPKEDCQSVLNVIWKYITELTDSNKFMHCIEIWIQFTVIHFSVNELNLFFGKIIDHLRPNKAFENYYPQLQNIVEKIVAHTQDFESLLAVDNFLPLIDLFHKESIKVEVCKTVIEGLSAQSGSITDPIIINALMFIARIMHDSVSALTVEDEKRQIGQLICGLVQRVDYGRDFEKQLSFYVEARAAFPNLDSVHVQLVQCVNRLSVDTRKIVRGHHTRRTSAFVRACAAFCFITIPSLTLVHTRLQLYLLSGQVALLNQCLGQADACFKAALSLVPEMPKTIDIDGRQKSSQPYLLSYLSNFLSTLLVVPDSPEHGVLYLMRGLLNAVQRCFEENTSTKSYLYLRVLDLLSTIAQENYPYHIDKVDSNDKLYGSDQKFIGEINKICSKIVEEILNHLKYLGSTEQFDKQSALALELFNCFVIRADLREPALANMAVNLWNLSQRHGPLDPKVAMRTKAYMMQKSHHREYEYFADVLRKMSK, from the exons ATGACTGACATAGAATG GATATCAAAACCTATGAAATATGGGACCGTAAAATATGCATGCCTGGAAGAAGCCGTAGACCATCCTCTAAAACCAGTTGTAATCACC TTGATTGATGGGCGTAGTGCGACTAGACGAAATGCGTTACGAAGTACGAGCACTAATTCCTCTACTGGAACACCGACACCGACGCACACGCCAGTTCCTATAAATCCACTCAACGATCCACTGTTGAGCCATCCTTCCCTGGACGGTTCGGATCCTCTTACGCAATTTGCACGCGAAGAATTGGATCCTCTCTCTAAGATGGCTGCAGATGAG TGGGACTATTCCAATATCGCACTTGCtggtaaaaaagtaaaagacaCAGCTGAGGAATTGGTAGAACCATGGTCTCTTAGACGCTCGGCTATACTCAGTAAATATACTACCTCTGAGAAGTTGTCGATCGTTACCAGTTTCCTACCAGGTGGAGAAAAAg TTGTGGTAAAAGTTCAGCCAAGTGGGCCAATGGTCGACAAAGTGAAGACGCGACTGGAGCAGTTGGATGACTTTGAGGAAGGCTCGATTAGACAAATGCTGGACTTGTCGCAGCAACAGTACACAGCGCGAATTGAACAATTGAACAACGAATTGGTACAAGCCTGGCATTCCGATCAAAGAGTGAAGGCGCTCAAAATTGCGATTCag tgTGCCAAATTGTTAGTAGACACATCCGTAATGGCTTTTTATCCAAGCAAGTTTGTCCTCATCACAGATATATTAGACATTTTTGGGAAGCTTGTGTACGAAAGATTGAAAATGAAGGCTGAGTACTACAA GCCAGGCAGCAAAACGCCAACAAGCTTGCCCGATAACTTCACGCCCGACATGGTTCCCGAAAATGCAAAGGAGACGTGTCGGAATTGGTTCTACAAAATAGCTTCTATACGTGAATTGGTGCCGCGTCTCTATGTAGAAATGGCAATAATTAAGTCCTACAGTTTTCTAACCACGAG TGAATTTAATACCGCTCTGCTACGCATAACAAGTATGATAAGAGGAATTGGCAACCCACTGATCGCAGTTTACGCGAGATGCTATCTGTGTCGCGTGGGATTGGCGTTGAACAAAACGTCGGATTTCAAATTCGTGAAAGAGaacttttacgattttctttttacgtaCCAGCAGCTATTTGGATCTACCGTGAGAAACGAATTGGCGAAGCAAAATCTCACTTTGCACTCGTATCTGAATCTTTATTCACCGGCTCTCGACTGGATTATGCAGGTTTTAGTGGCAACGTTGCCCGAGAGCCTTCTCAAAGAAGTCCTGTCGCGATGCAAAAAGCAGGAGAATAG ATCGTTATTGTTAAACACAGTGCTAACTGCATTTAAGCCAGCATATATCGCTGCACGCGCTATAGAATTTGTAAATCTAATAGTGGCGAGTGAAGACGATG gGTATCCTCAGTATCTCTTATATCGAAGTTTCGGCGAGTGCCTCGTGCGAGAATCTCCACCGAAAGAAGATTGTCAATCGGTGTTGAATGTGATATGGAAATACATAACGGAACTCACAGATTCCAATAAGTTTATGCATTGCATCGAGATCTGGATCCAATTTACCGTCATACATTTCTCT GTAAAcgaattgaatttattttttggcAAAATAATCGATCACCTGCGACCGAATAAAGCTTTCGAAAACTATTACCCGCAATTGCAGAATATCGTTGAGAAGATAGTCGCTCATACGCAAGATTTTGAATCACTGCTTGCCGTG GATAATTTCTTGCCGTTAATTGACCTGTTCCACAAGGAAAGTATCAAGGTCGAGGTCTGTAAAACCGTTATAGAAGGATTAAGTGCACAAAGTGGGTCTATTACGGATCCGATTATCATAAATGCTCTGATGTTCATCGCAAGAATAATGCACGATTCCGTCAG TGCCTTGACTGTCGAAGACGAGAAACGACAGATTGGACAGCTCATTTGCGGCCTGGTGCAACGAGTAGATTACGGGCGCGATTTTGAAAAGCAGCTTAGCTTCTATGTAGAGGCCAGGGCAGCGTTTCCCAATCTTGACAGCGTTCATGTACAACTTGTACAG TGTGTGAATAGATTATCAGTTGACACCAGAAAAATCGTACGCGGTCATCACACGAGGAGAACGTCGGCTTTCGTACGCGCTTGTGCCGCGTTCTGCTTCATCACCATACCATCGTTAACTCTGGTCCACACGCGCCTTCAACTGTATCTGCTGTCCGGGCAAGTCGCTCTTTTGAATCAGTGTCTAGGCCAAG CCGACGCTTGCTTCAAGGCTGCTTTAAGCTTGGTTCCGGAGATGCCGAAAACTATCGATATCGATGGGAGACAGAAGAGCTCGCAACCGTACTTGCTGTCGTACTTGTCGAATTTCTTGTCAACGTTGCTGGTAGTTCCG gATAGTCCCGAGCACGGTGTCTTATACCTCATGAGAGGCTTGCTCAATGCGGTTCAACGTTGCTTCGAAGAGAACACTTCAACCAAGTCATACCTATACTTGCGTGTGTTGGATCTTCTGTCTACAATAGCCCAAGAAAATTACCCGTACCATATTGACAAG GTTGATTCGAACGATAAGTTGTATGGATCCGATCAGAAGTTTATTGGGgagatcaataaaatttgctcCAAGATCGTTGAGGAGATCCTGAATCACCTCAAATACCTCGGTTCAACCGAGCAATTCGACAAGCAGTCGGCTTTGGCGCTCGAGCTGTTCAACTGCTTCGTTATCCGCGCTGATTTGCGGGAGCCCGCGCTGGCGAACATGGCTGTTAATTTGTGGAACTTGTCGCAACGACATGGTCCGTTGGATCCCAAAGTGGcg ATGAGGACGAAGGCATACATGATGCAGAAGAGTCACCATCGGGAGTACGAATACTTTGCCGATGTACTTAGGAAGATGTCGAAGTGA
- the LOC105281297 gene encoding 4-aminobutyrate aminotransferase, mitochondrial isoform X3: protein MQISSMPLGYNHPAMLETLADPVNQKIIANRPALGVFPGKDWPNKLRNVLLKKQVAPPGLSHITTMMCGSCSNENAFKNIFIWYAEKQRQGTPFTKEEMVTCMMNQSPGSPRYSIMSFKGAFHGRTLGCLSTTHSKYIHKMDIPAFDWPTASFPEYKYPLAENVQENQREDERCLAEVEELFEKYKNEKKVLVAGVIIEPIQAEGGDNHASPEFFRGLQRVTRKHGAALLIDEVQTGGGPTGKMWCHEHFNLESPPDVMTFSKKMQLGGYYHTEDFKPKQSYRVFNTWMGDPSKVLLLESIMEIIRKENLLDRVTRVGDYMLKHLMEIEREHSGIVNSVRGRGTFIAFNCTSPEMRDTVIKKLLAKGIQAGGCGSRAIRLRPALTFTERHADIFLDALRSTLKG from the exons ATGCAAATCTCGTCAATGCCCTTAGGGTACAATCATCCGGCGATGCTGGAGACGCTCGCCGATCCCGTTAATCAA AAAATCATAGCGAACAGACCCGCGTTAGGCGTTTTTCCAGGGAAAGATTGGCCTAATAAATTGCGCAACGTGCTGCTTAAGAAACAA GTCGCTCCCCCTGGATTATCGCATATTACGACCATGATGTGCGGCTCTTGTTCCAACGAGAACGCTTTCAAGAACATCTTTATCTGGTACGCCGAGAAGCAGAGGCAAGGCACGCCGTTCACGAAGGAAGAAATGGTAACGTGCATGATGAATCAAAGCCCTGGCTCGCCACGGTACTCCATCATGTCTTTTAAAG gTGCCTTTCATGGGAGAACCTTGGGCTGCCTTTCCACGACTCACAGCAAATACATCCACAAAATGGATATACCAGCTTTTGACTGGCCCACCGCCTCCTTTCCAGAGTACAAATATCCTCTAGCGGAGAACGTGCAAGAGAATCAACGGGAGGACGAACGTTGCCTTGCAGAG GTCGAGGAATTATTCGAGAAGTACAAGAACGAGAAGAAAGTACTGGTAGCCGGCGTGATAATCGAGCCTATTCAGGCGGAAGGCGGTGATAATCACGCGTCGCCCGAATTCTTCCGGGGACTTCAACGCGTTACGCGAAag CATGGTGCGGCGTTGCTCATCGACGAGGTGCAAACTGGTGGTGGTCCGACGGGGAAAATGTGGTGCCACGAGCACTTTAATCTGGAATCTCCGCCCGACGTGATGACTTTTAGCAAGAAAATGCAGCTAGGCGGTTACTATCACACGGAGGATTTCAA GCCGAAGCAATCGTACCGCGTGTTCAACACGTGGATGGGCGATCCCAGCAAAGTGCTGCTGTTGGAATCGATAATGGAGATAATCAGGAAGGAAAATCTCTTGGACAGGGTTACGCGCGTTGGCGATTACATGTTGAAACATTTGATGGAGATCGAGAGGGAACACTCTGGCATCGTCAACTCGGTGCGCGGACGTGGAACTTTCATCGCGTTCAACTGCACCTCACCTGAAATGCGGGATACGGTCATCAAGAAACTTTTGGCTAAAG GTATCCAGGCGGGTGGATGCGGAAGTCGAGCTATACGTCTGAGACCCGCGCTGACCTTCACGGAGCGGCACGCCGATATATTTTTGGATGCGCTTCGCTCCACGCTGAAAGGGTAA
- the LOC105281297 gene encoding 4-aminobutyrate aminotransferase, mitochondrial isoform X1, translating to MFVNKCHRALSARVLPRQLLNDMYEHYMAVAGATMWKRCLTGSVPREPDGPVVVTEIPGPRSRSLLQELNAIQQASSVQFFADYEKSSGNYIIDVDGNALLDVYMQISSMPLGYNHPAMLETLADPVNQKIIANRPALGVFPGKDWPNKLRNVLLKKQVAPPGLSHITTMMCGSCSNENAFKNIFIWYAEKQRQGTPFTKEEMVTCMMNQSPGSPRYSIMSFKGAFHGRTLGCLSTTHSKYIHKMDIPAFDWPTASFPEYKYPLAENVQENQREDERCLAEVEELFEKYKNEKKVLVAGVIIEPIQAEGGDNHASPEFFRGLQRVTRKHGAALLIDEVQTGGGPTGKMWCHEHFNLESPPDVMTFSKKMQLGGYYHTEDFKPKQSYRVFNTWMGDPSKVLLLESIMEIIRKENLLDRVTRVGDYMLKHLMEIEREHSGIVNSVRGRGTFIAFNCTSPEMRDTVIKKLLAKGIQAGGCGSRAIRLRPALTFTERHADIFLDALRSTLKG from the exons ATGTTCGTTAACAAGTGCCATCGTGCGCTGAGTGCGCGAGTCTTACCTCGACAGCTGTTAAATG ATATGTACGAGCATTATATGGCCGTTGCAGGCGCTACAATGTGGAAGAGATGCTTAACCGGTTCAGTGCCGAGGGAACCAGACGGACCGGTAGTCGTAACAGAAATACCGGGGCCGCGATCACGCAGCTTGCTACAAGAATTGAATGCGATACAA CAAGCGTCTTCCGTACAATTCTTCGCAGACTACGAAAAATCTTCCGGTAATTACATAATAGACGTTGACGGGAACGCGTTGCTGGACGTTTACATGCAAATCTCGTCAATGCCCTTAGGGTACAATCATCCGGCGATGCTGGAGACGCTCGCCGATCCCGTTAATCAA AAAATCATAGCGAACAGACCCGCGTTAGGCGTTTTTCCAGGGAAAGATTGGCCTAATAAATTGCGCAACGTGCTGCTTAAGAAACAA GTCGCTCCCCCTGGATTATCGCATATTACGACCATGATGTGCGGCTCTTGTTCCAACGAGAACGCTTTCAAGAACATCTTTATCTGGTACGCCGAGAAGCAGAGGCAAGGCACGCCGTTCACGAAGGAAGAAATGGTAACGTGCATGATGAATCAAAGCCCTGGCTCGCCACGGTACTCCATCATGTCTTTTAAAG gTGCCTTTCATGGGAGAACCTTGGGCTGCCTTTCCACGACTCACAGCAAATACATCCACAAAATGGATATACCAGCTTTTGACTGGCCCACCGCCTCCTTTCCAGAGTACAAATATCCTCTAGCGGAGAACGTGCAAGAGAATCAACGGGAGGACGAACGTTGCCTTGCAGAG GTCGAGGAATTATTCGAGAAGTACAAGAACGAGAAGAAAGTACTGGTAGCCGGCGTGATAATCGAGCCTATTCAGGCGGAAGGCGGTGATAATCACGCGTCGCCCGAATTCTTCCGGGGACTTCAACGCGTTACGCGAAag CATGGTGCGGCGTTGCTCATCGACGAGGTGCAAACTGGTGGTGGTCCGACGGGGAAAATGTGGTGCCACGAGCACTTTAATCTGGAATCTCCGCCCGACGTGATGACTTTTAGCAAGAAAATGCAGCTAGGCGGTTACTATCACACGGAGGATTTCAA GCCGAAGCAATCGTACCGCGTGTTCAACACGTGGATGGGCGATCCCAGCAAAGTGCTGCTGTTGGAATCGATAATGGAGATAATCAGGAAGGAAAATCTCTTGGACAGGGTTACGCGCGTTGGCGATTACATGTTGAAACATTTGATGGAGATCGAGAGGGAACACTCTGGCATCGTCAACTCGGTGCGCGGACGTGGAACTTTCATCGCGTTCAACTGCACCTCACCTGAAATGCGGGATACGGTCATCAAGAAACTTTTGGCTAAAG GTATCCAGGCGGGTGGATGCGGAAGTCGAGCTATACGTCTGAGACCCGCGCTGACCTTCACGGAGCGGCACGCCGATATATTTTTGGATGCGCTTCGCTCCACGCTGAAAGGGTAA
- the LOC105281297 gene encoding 4-aminobutyrate aminotransferase, mitochondrial isoform X2, whose amino-acid sequence MFVNKCHRALSARVLPRQLLNGATMWKRCLTGSVPREPDGPVVVTEIPGPRSRSLLQELNAIQQASSVQFFADYEKSSGNYIIDVDGNALLDVYMQISSMPLGYNHPAMLETLADPVNQKIIANRPALGVFPGKDWPNKLRNVLLKKQVAPPGLSHITTMMCGSCSNENAFKNIFIWYAEKQRQGTPFTKEEMVTCMMNQSPGSPRYSIMSFKGAFHGRTLGCLSTTHSKYIHKMDIPAFDWPTASFPEYKYPLAENVQENQREDERCLAEVEELFEKYKNEKKVLVAGVIIEPIQAEGGDNHASPEFFRGLQRVTRKHGAALLIDEVQTGGGPTGKMWCHEHFNLESPPDVMTFSKKMQLGGYYHTEDFKPKQSYRVFNTWMGDPSKVLLLESIMEIIRKENLLDRVTRVGDYMLKHLMEIEREHSGIVNSVRGRGTFIAFNCTSPEMRDTVIKKLLAKGIQAGGCGSRAIRLRPALTFTERHADIFLDALRSTLKG is encoded by the exons ATGTTCGTTAACAAGTGCCATCGTGCGCTGAGTGCGCGAGTCTTACCTCGACAGCTGTTAAATG GCGCTACAATGTGGAAGAGATGCTTAACCGGTTCAGTGCCGAGGGAACCAGACGGACCGGTAGTCGTAACAGAAATACCGGGGCCGCGATCACGCAGCTTGCTACAAGAATTGAATGCGATACAA CAAGCGTCTTCCGTACAATTCTTCGCAGACTACGAAAAATCTTCCGGTAATTACATAATAGACGTTGACGGGAACGCGTTGCTGGACGTTTACATGCAAATCTCGTCAATGCCCTTAGGGTACAATCATCCGGCGATGCTGGAGACGCTCGCCGATCCCGTTAATCAA AAAATCATAGCGAACAGACCCGCGTTAGGCGTTTTTCCAGGGAAAGATTGGCCTAATAAATTGCGCAACGTGCTGCTTAAGAAACAA GTCGCTCCCCCTGGATTATCGCATATTACGACCATGATGTGCGGCTCTTGTTCCAACGAGAACGCTTTCAAGAACATCTTTATCTGGTACGCCGAGAAGCAGAGGCAAGGCACGCCGTTCACGAAGGAAGAAATGGTAACGTGCATGATGAATCAAAGCCCTGGCTCGCCACGGTACTCCATCATGTCTTTTAAAG gTGCCTTTCATGGGAGAACCTTGGGCTGCCTTTCCACGACTCACAGCAAATACATCCACAAAATGGATATACCAGCTTTTGACTGGCCCACCGCCTCCTTTCCAGAGTACAAATATCCTCTAGCGGAGAACGTGCAAGAGAATCAACGGGAGGACGAACGTTGCCTTGCAGAG GTCGAGGAATTATTCGAGAAGTACAAGAACGAGAAGAAAGTACTGGTAGCCGGCGTGATAATCGAGCCTATTCAGGCGGAAGGCGGTGATAATCACGCGTCGCCCGAATTCTTCCGGGGACTTCAACGCGTTACGCGAAag CATGGTGCGGCGTTGCTCATCGACGAGGTGCAAACTGGTGGTGGTCCGACGGGGAAAATGTGGTGCCACGAGCACTTTAATCTGGAATCTCCGCCCGACGTGATGACTTTTAGCAAGAAAATGCAGCTAGGCGGTTACTATCACACGGAGGATTTCAA GCCGAAGCAATCGTACCGCGTGTTCAACACGTGGATGGGCGATCCCAGCAAAGTGCTGCTGTTGGAATCGATAATGGAGATAATCAGGAAGGAAAATCTCTTGGACAGGGTTACGCGCGTTGGCGATTACATGTTGAAACATTTGATGGAGATCGAGAGGGAACACTCTGGCATCGTCAACTCGGTGCGCGGACGTGGAACTTTCATCGCGTTCAACTGCACCTCACCTGAAATGCGGGATACGGTCATCAAGAAACTTTTGGCTAAAG GTATCCAGGCGGGTGGATGCGGAAGTCGAGCTATACGTCTGAGACCCGCGCTGACCTTCACGGAGCGGCACGCCGATATATTTTTGGATGCGCTTCGCTCCACGCTGAAAGGGTAA
- the LOC113562626 gene encoding uncharacterized protein LOC113562626, which translates to MRSFRKGMVRAEDVTQEDRRSRAFRRTHSNALARVTIRACRELGCPKTRPPPPVAGKGLEAWFPGKSDGPEHSGDVEGSKRKLENQSNHLAVACGIDASSISWWTSSNRLRACTSSTSGASRRATSCNSRRYGPLSALFTR; encoded by the exons ATGCGGTCGTTTCGCAAGGGTATGGTGCGAGCAGAGGATGTCACCCAGGAAGACCGGCGGTCCCGCGCGTTCAGACGAACCCACTCGAATGCGTTGGCGCGAGTAACAATACGTGCTTGCCGTGAGCTCGGCTGTCCAAAAACACGACCACCTCCACCTGTGGCGGGCAAAGGACTTGAGGCGTGGTTTCCAGGCAAGTCGGATGGGCCTGAACATAGTGGGGACGTAGAAGGATCCAAGAGGAAACTGGAAAATCAGTCGAACCATTTAGCAGTGGCATGTGGAATCGATGCATCGTCGATTTCCTGGTGGACCTCCAGTAATCGCTTACGCGCCTGCACGAGTTCAACCTCGGGCGCGTCTCGGA GAGCGACTTCGTGCAACTCGCGCCGCTACGGGCCGCTCTCGGCTCTTTTCACTAGGTAA